Below is a genomic region from Deinococcus koreensis.
CCCGGCGCGGCGCGGCGCCGGCGTCCAGCAGCGCGCCGGGGCCCGCGCCGCCCGTCAGGCCCTCGACCGCCAGCGCCAGCCCCGCCGCCAGTCCCTGCGGGTCGGCGGCGTCGGCGTCCAGGGTCAGCCAGACCTGGGGGTGGCCCGCGGGCGCTGCCCCCGCTGCCAGCGCGGTCGTCTTGCCGTAGCCGGCCGGGGCGACCACCAACAGCACCTGCGAGCCGGCCCAGGCCGCCTGCAGCCGGGGCCTGGGCATCGCGCCGCGCACCGCCGGCCAGCGCGCACGCCGCGCCGAGGTCAGGTCACGCCAGTTGAGGGTCATAGTCGGGGGTCATCGCCGCCCGGATGCTAGCAGGGCGGGGGACGGGACTGAACTCAGCGCCGACGCGGGAGGACGCGCACGCTCAGCAGCCCCGAGACCGAGAAGGCCATGCAGATCAGCATGTTCCGGCCCGCCTCGCCCCAGCTCCAGTGTCCGCCGGCCACCATTGCCAGCGGGATCACCACGAACAGGCCCATGCACAGCAGCCGGAGTCCTGCCGCGATCCGCCGCGCCTCCTCCGGCGTGTACCCCTCCGGCGACGGCGAGTTGACCACTCCCACGCGTTCCGCGTGTCCCAGCACCCCGTAGACCAGCGTCATGGCGAGCGGGATGATCACGATCCGCCACGGGCTGCCCGGTGCCGGATCGTCGTCCAGTCGCATGCGGATAGGCACGGTCGGGGGCGCCGACACGAGGAACCAGAACGTCCAGCCCAGCACGGCCAGCAGCAGGGTGGCCGAGGTGAGGGCGAACACACTCCGCCTGTGTGCCTGAGCGTGGGTCGACTCCATCAGCCCTCCGTCCGGACAGTCTGAAGCCGAGTCCCAGCACAGGGGTGAGGGCGGGATTTATGGTCTGCCGTCTGTGCTGGCAAATCCCCTACCCCACGTCGAAGCGGCCCCGCCCTCACCGCCCCGGATCACAGCGCCAGATACGCCTCGCGCACGGCTGGATCGGCCAGCAGTTCCTGTCCGCTGCCCGTTTTGACCACCTGTCCGTTCTCCAGCACATACGCGCGGTTCGCCAGCCGCAGGCTCAGGCCCACGTTCTGCTCGACCAGCAGCACGCTCACGCCCTCGGCGTTCACGGCCTTCAGGGCGCCGAACACGGTCTGGGTCATCAGCGGCGAGAGGCCCAGGCTGGGCTCGTCCACCACCAGCACCGAGGGGCAGCCCATCAGCGCGCGGCCCACCGCGACCATCTGCTGCTCGCCGCCCGACAGCGTGCCCGCCAGTTGCCCGGCGCGTTCCTGCAGCCGGGGGAACAGCCCGTAGACCTGCTCCAGGGTCTGTGCCCGCGCG
It encodes:
- a CDS encoding ABC transporter ATP-binding protein produces the protein MTNIHGQELVIENLAAGYGKVQVLWDVSVRVAPGEFVAMIGANGAGKTTTLRAVSGVVKPSAGRITLGGQDITRASPSQIVALGLGHVPEGRELFPHMSVLENLELGAAMREEARHARAQTLEQVYGLFPRLQERAGQLAGTLSGGEQQMVAVGRALMGCPSVLVVDEPSLGLSPLMTQTVFGALKAVNAEGVSVLLVEQNVGLSLRLANRAYVLENGQVVKTGSGQELLADPAVREAYLAL